A window of Candidatus Hydrogenedens sp. contains these coding sequences:
- a CDS encoding ABC transporter permease, which translates to MTLWGIAWGYLWNRKFTTFLTILSVALAVALISSVLTLREETRKRFEEEGQAFDLVVGAKGSPLQLVLSSVYFMDNPTGNIPWTVYEQIKNDKEYVQSAYPIALGDNFQGFRIVGTDASLFEHKWISPISGEERHPFKLKEGKVFEKPFEAVLGALVARETGLHVGDTFISSHGFVKLPEMLGGHNHEQNPYTVVGIFDFSNSPFDRAIFTSVNSVWDIHGEHHEEIHEDNQNTKGEGDIKYEEWGKDPHSMITAILVQLQSPALRFQYREMIRESTVAMAATPVEEISKLFEQFLGTAKTVLLAVGYLVVIISALSIMIGLYLAIIQRRRDLAIMRALGASRIEIFGSVLIESFWVTVLGILAGYFLSGIISHIVGYYLSQKYGLSITSFILTSEHITSFATVAVVGLLAGIIPAWQAYKRNIARDLMEL; encoded by the coding sequence ATGACTTTATGGGGTATAGCATGGGGATATTTATGGAATAGGAAATTTACGACTTTCCTGACTATTTTATCTGTAGCATTAGCAGTTGCACTTATCAGTTCGGTTTTGACCCTTCGAGAGGAAACGAGAAAAAGATTTGAGGAAGAAGGACAAGCATTTGATTTAGTAGTAGGTGCTAAAGGAAGTCCTTTGCAACTTGTATTGAGTAGTGTATATTTCATGGACAACCCTACAGGAAATATACCCTGGACAGTTTACGAGCAGATAAAAAATGATAAAGAATATGTTCAATCCGCATACCCGATTGCTCTTGGAGATAATTTTCAAGGATTTAGGATTGTAGGAACAGACGCAAGTTTGTTTGAGCATAAATGGATAAGCCCTATATCAGGAGAGGAGCGGCATCCATTTAAATTAAAAGAAGGTAAAGTTTTTGAAAAGCCCTTTGAAGCAGTGTTAGGGGCATTAGTAGCCCGAGAGACAGGGCTACATGTTGGAGATACTTTTATAAGTAGTCATGGGTTTGTTAAATTACCGGAAATGTTGGGGGGACATAACCATGAGCAAAATCCTTATACAGTAGTGGGAATATTTGATTTTTCTAATTCTCCTTTTGATAGGGCTATTTTTACATCCGTCAATTCTGTCTGGGACATTCATGGGGAACATCATGAAGAAATACATGAAGACAACCAAAATACGAAAGGAGAAGGTGATATAAAATATGAAGAATGGGGCAAAGACCCACATTCTATGATTACAGCTATTTTAGTCCAGTTACAAAGTCCAGCATTACGATTTCAATATCGTGAAATGATTCGAGAATCCACAGTTGCGATGGCAGCAACCCCCGTAGAAGAAATTTCAAAATTATTTGAGCAATTTTTAGGGACAGCCAAGACCGTACTTTTAGCTGTGGGGTACTTAGTTGTTATAATATCTGCATTATCAATTATGATTGGTTTATATTTAGCCATTATCCAAAGAAGACGGGATTTAGCCATAATGAGAGCCTTAGGTGCATCGAGAATAGAAATATTTGGTTCTGTTCTAATCGAATCTTTCTGGGTTACTGTATTAGGTATCCTGGCGGGTTATTTTTTAAGTGGAATTATATCCCATATAGTAGGATATTATTTATCCCAAAAATATGGATTAAGCATAACTTCTTTTATATTAACATCAGAACATATTACATCATTTGCAACAGTAGCAGTGGTCGGCTTACTGGCAGGAATAATCCCTGCATGGCAAGCCTATAAGCGAAACATTGCAAGAGATTTAATGGAACTATAA
- a CDS encoding ABC transporter ATP-binding protein encodes MVRVEDCFVKLGPKTKFYCEKFYAPPKSKLALWGPSGCGKSTLLNLISGLLRPDRGKIIVNGVEISSMSESKLDQFRGENIGFIFQTFNLLPPFTALQNVVLGMRFSDTIPSSEWKKNAKNLLNYVGLGNRLNNKPSQLSVGEQQRVAIARAVANKQKLIVADEPTGSLDPKTANNVMDLLLKLCEEQELTLLLVTHDRGIAERLPQIYDCSNLVSEEVEV; translated from the coding sequence ATGGTTAGAGTAGAAGATTGTTTTGTAAAATTAGGTCCAAAAACAAAGTTCTATTGTGAAAAATTTTATGCTCCTCCCAAATCAAAACTTGCACTTTGGGGACCGAGTGGTTGTGGAAAAAGCACATTGCTAAATTTAATCTCAGGTTTATTACGACCAGATAGAGGTAAAATTATCGTAAATGGGGTAGAAATATCATCTATGTCTGAATCAAAATTAGACCAATTTCGAGGTGAAAATATAGGCTTTATATTTCAGACATTTAACCTTCTTCCACCTTTTACCGCATTACAAAATGTGGTATTAGGAATGCGTTTTAGCGATACAATTCCGTCATCAGAATGGAAAAAGAATGCTAAAAATTTACTAAATTATGTTGGTTTGGGAAACCGATTGAATAACAAACCTTCGCAATTAAGTGTGGGTGAACAACAAAGAGTTGCTATTGCACGGGCTGTTGCTAATAAGCAAAAATTAATTGTAGCTGATGAGCCTACAGGTAGTCTTGACCCCAAAACAGCAAATAATGTTATGGATTTATTACTAAAACTATGTGAAGAACAAGAGTTAACATTGTTATTAGTAACCCATGATAGAGGAATTGCTGAAAGGCTTCCTCAAATTTATGATTGTTCCAATTTAGTAAGTGAGGAGGTGGAAGTATGA